Proteins found in one Sporosarcina sp. FSL K6-3457 genomic segment:
- a CDS encoding DUF503 domain-containing protein, with amino-acid sequence MIVYAECCFFISEAASLKDKRSVLKRMTDRVKNAYNVSIAEIDHQDLWQRTTIAVVAVASSKDAAEREVRRAIRFLESNPEWEMSEMTLDYY; translated from the coding sequence ATGATCGTTTACGCGGAATGTTGTTTCTTCATCTCAGAGGCGGCCTCTTTAAAAGACAAGCGGTCCGTTTTAAAACGGATGACAGACCGGGTGAAAAATGCCTACAACGTCTCCATCGCGGAAATTGATCATCAAGATTTATGGCAGCGAACGACTATCGCGGTCGTTGCTGTGGCCTCATCAAAAGATGCGGCTGAGCGTGAAGTCAGACGGGCAATCCGATTTCTGGAGTCTAATCCAGAATGGGAAATGTCCGAGATGACGCTCGACTATTACTGA